A genomic window from Massilia sp. METH4 includes:
- the selB gene encoding selenocysteine-specific translation elongation factor produces MIVGTAGHIDHGKTTLTRALTGVDTDRLKEEKARGISIELGYAYLPLANGEMLGVIDVPGHEKFIRTMASGVTGIDYALLVVAADDGVMPQTVEHLAILRLLGVRRGAVALTKTDRADAARIAAVEGDIAALLADTPFAGAPVFRTAATQPGDPGVAALLAHLAEVAGTLPSRDDRRLFRLGVDRVFTLTGQGTVVTGTALAGRVAVGDTLVLAPGGQQARVRGIHAQGRTAGEGRGGERLALNLAGVAKEEIERGTWIVAPALQACSERVDAQLALATGVLKAWSPVHVHLGAAHHTAHVVPLDGDTVQPGRPARVQLVFDVAVHAVPGDRFVVRNAQATQTIGGGIVLDPFGAARKRRSPARLAWLDALQSYVDGGGVSALLAQSPLGVRAAALVRLTQSPGDALALPPTCLRIPLPGGEELLITEDALARLEQSVLDALGGFHAKHPDDAGPELWRLKRMAQPDAEDALWSALVARMLAAGSIAQRGHSLHLPGRSVELTGEEQALAAPLLAALEKGRFDPPWVRDLSKEHRVPEGEVRRLLRKLARAGELSQVVPDLFYHPRPLAEMAKIVATLPDTQAATFRDATQLGRKRAIQVLEFFDRVGYTRRVRNSHLVRPNASWPEAI; encoded by the coding sequence ATGATCGTCGGTACCGCCGGCCACATCGACCATGGCAAGACCACGCTGACCCGGGCGCTCACGGGTGTCGATACCGACCGCCTGAAGGAGGAAAAGGCGCGCGGCATATCCATCGAACTGGGCTACGCCTACCTGCCGCTCGCCAACGGCGAGATGCTGGGCGTGATCGACGTGCCCGGTCACGAGAAGTTCATCCGCACGATGGCGTCGGGCGTGACGGGCATCGACTACGCGCTGCTGGTGGTGGCCGCCGACGATGGCGTGATGCCGCAGACCGTCGAACACCTGGCCATCCTGCGCCTGTTGGGCGTGCGCCGCGGTGCCGTGGCCCTCACGAAGACCGACCGGGCCGATGCCGCCCGCATCGCCGCCGTCGAAGGCGATATCGCCGCCCTGCTGGCCGACACGCCCTTCGCCGGCGCGCCTGTGTTCCGCACCGCCGCCACGCAACCGGGCGACCCCGGCGTGGCCGCCCTGCTCGCCCATCTCGCCGAGGTGGCGGGCACGCTCCCCTCGCGCGACGACCGGCGCCTGTTCCGCCTGGGCGTGGACCGCGTGTTCACGCTGACGGGCCAGGGCACGGTGGTCACCGGCACGGCGCTGGCCGGCCGCGTGGCGGTCGGCGACACGCTCGTGCTGGCGCCGGGCGGGCAACAGGCGCGCGTGCGCGGCATCCATGCGCAGGGGCGCACCGCCGGCGAGGGCCGCGGGGGCGAGCGGCTCGCCCTGAACCTGGCAGGCGTGGCAAAGGAAGAGATCGAACGTGGCACGTGGATCGTCGCCCCGGCCCTGCAGGCGTGTTCCGAGCGCGTCGACGCGCAGCTGGCGCTGGCGACCGGTGTGTTGAAAGCCTGGTCGCCGGTGCACGTGCACCTGGGCGCCGCCCACCATACTGCCCACGTGGTGCCGCTCGATGGCGACACGGTGCAGCCGGGCCGGCCGGCCCGCGTGCAACTGGTGTTCGACGTGGCCGTGCACGCGGTGCCGGGCGACCGCTTCGTGGTGCGCAATGCGCAGGCCACGCAAACGATCGGCGGCGGCATCGTGCTCGACCCCTTCGGCGCCGCGCGCAAGCGCCGCAGCCCCGCGCGGCTGGCCTGGCTCGACGCGCTGCAAAGCTATGTGGACGGCGGCGGCGTGTCGGCCCTGCTGGCGCAAAGCCCCCTGGGCGTGCGCGCCGCCGCGCTGGTGCGCCTGACGCAAAGTCCTGGCGATGCGCTCGCCCTGCCGCCGACGTGCCTGCGCATTCCCCTGCCCGGCGGGGAGGAACTCCTGATCACGGAAGACGCGCTGGCCCGGCTCGAGCAATCCGTGCTCGATGCGCTGGGCGGCTTTCACGCGAAGCATCCGGACGATGCCGGCCCCGAACTGTGGCGCCTGAAACGCATGGCGCAGCCGGATGCCGAAGACGCGTTGTGGTCCGCGCTCGTGGCCCGCATGCTGGCCGCGGGTTCAATCGCCCAGCGCGGCCACAGCCTGCACCTGCCCGGCCGTAGCGTGGAGCTGACGGGAGAGGAGCAGGCGCTCGCCGCGCCGCTGCTCGCCGCGCTGGAAAAGGGCCGCTTCGATCCGCCATGGGTGCGCGACCTGTCGAAAGAACACCGGGTGCCGGAAGGCGAGGTGCGGCGCCTGCTGCGCAAGCTGGCGCGCGCCGGCGAGCTGTCGCAGGTCGTGCCCGACCTGTTCTATCACCCGCGCCCGCTGGCGGAGATGGCGAAGATCGTCGCCACGCTGCCCGACACCCAGGCGGCCACGTTCCGCGACGCGACCCAACTGGGGCGCAAGCGGGCGATCCAGGTGTTGGAGTTTTTCGACCGCGTCGGCTATACTCGCCGCGTCCGCAACAGTCATCTGGTGCGGCCCAATGCGAGCTGGCCCGAAGCGATCTAG
- the selA gene encoding L-seryl-tRNA(Sec) selenium transferase, whose protein sequence is MTKAVQDDQATQPAQGDKSTQPAQVNKSTQPASRFRLPAVHVLLAAPGCQPLVAQYGREQTVAALRDLLGELRGNLLGGGTADTSEPAVLAALARRLQGANRRAMRRLFNLTGTVLHTNLGRALLPDVAVQAVADALRWPMNLEWDLETGKRGDRDTLVEEHLLKLTGAEAVTIVNNNAAAVLLMLNTLASGREVIVSRGELVEIGGAFRIPDVMTRAGAILREVGATNRTHPKDYEEGVNAGTALMMKVHTSNYAITGFTREVTLPELVPLARERGIPVAVDLGSGTLVDLEKYGLPHETTVRETIEGGADLVTFSGDKLLGGPQCGIIAGRKDLVAAIKKNPLKRALRVGKLTLAALEPVLALYHAPDLLPERLTTLRLLTRPASSMRALAERLRGPVQGALGDGYSVTAEPMTSQIGSGALPVDVLPSFGLALRAPEGTRGNPLGVLERRLRALPVPVIGRIADDTLWLDLRCLEDGQAEEFINQLKDLETA, encoded by the coding sequence ATGACGAAAGCCGTGCAGGACGATCAGGCGACGCAGCCGGCGCAGGGCGACAAATCGACGCAGCCAGCGCAGGTTAACAAATCGACGCAGCCAGCGTCGAGGTTCCGGCTGCCGGCGGTCCACGTGCTGCTGGCCGCCCCGGGCTGCCAGCCGCTCGTGGCGCAATACGGGCGCGAACAGACCGTGGCCGCGCTGCGCGACCTGCTGGGCGAGCTGCGCGGTAACTTGCTGGGCGGCGGCACTGCGGACACGTCGGAGCCGGCCGTGCTGGCGGCGCTGGCCCGGCGCCTGCAAGGCGCTAATCGAAGGGCGATGCGCCGCCTGTTCAACCTGACCGGCACGGTGCTGCACACGAACCTGGGCCGCGCCCTGCTGCCCGACGTGGCCGTGCAGGCGGTGGCCGACGCCCTGCGCTGGCCCATGAACCTGGAATGGGACCTGGAGACGGGCAAGCGCGGCGACCGCGACACGCTCGTCGAGGAACACCTGTTGAAGCTCACCGGTGCCGAAGCCGTGACCATCGTCAACAACAACGCGGCCGCCGTGCTGCTGATGCTGAACACGCTGGCATCGGGGCGCGAAGTGATCGTCTCGCGCGGCGAGCTGGTGGAAATCGGCGGCGCCTTCCGCATTCCGGACGTGATGACGCGCGCCGGCGCGATCCTGCGCGAGGTGGGCGCCACGAACCGCACCCATCCGAAGGATTACGAGGAAGGCGTCAACGCCGGCACGGCGCTGATGATGAAGGTCCACACCAGCAATTACGCCATCACGGGCTTCACGCGCGAAGTCACGCTGCCCGAGCTGGTGCCGCTGGCCCGCGAGCGCGGCATCCCGGTGGCGGTGGACCTGGGCAGCGGCACGCTGGTCGACCTGGAAAAATACGGCTTGCCGCATGAGACCACGGTGCGCGAAACCATCGAGGGCGGGGCCGATCTCGTCACGTTCAGCGGCGACAAGCTGCTGGGCGGCCCCCAATGCGGCATCATCGCCGGGCGCAAGGACCTCGTTGCCGCGATCAAGAAGAACCCGCTGAAGCGCGCCCTGCGCGTGGGCAAGCTCACGCTCGCCGCGCTCGAGCCGGTGCTGGCGCTGTACCACGCGCCCGACCTGCTGCCCGAACGGCTGACGACCTTGCGCCTGCTGACCCGGCCCGCGTCATCGATGCGTGCGCTGGCCGAACGCCTGCGCGGCCCGGTGCAGGGGGCGCTGGGCGACGGCTACAGCGTGACGGCCGAGCCCATGACCAGCCAGATCGGCAGCGGCGCGCTGCCCGTCGACGTGCTGCCGAGCTTCGGCCTGGCGCTGCGCGCCCCCGAAGGCACGCGCGGCAACCCGCTGGGCGTTCTGGAACGCCGCCTGCGCGCACTGCCCGTGCCCGTGATCGGCCGCATTGCCGACGACACCCTGTGGCTCGACCTGCGCTGCCTGGAAGACGGGCAGGCGGAAGAATTCATCAATCAATTGAAGGACCTGGAAACCGCATGA
- the fdhE gene encoding formate dehydrogenase accessory protein FdhE, with protein sequence MVQRLLEPGEIESLDHTAIPRLLLPRPGELYTARAERLRQLAQNNIKGIPVEENLASYVRLMAELVQAQADVVKNLPPAGVPLPPQEALRVAHEHNMPVLPVSGKRPAEWRAVFAAILEKLDGKTAEYPQLGTALAALRALTDAQLEGAADAVLGEFAEGIDPLHAPFVAAALQVTWSAMAAQLDERWAQPLMTGTLCPVCGSHPVASVIRIGGQSQGYRYLHCAVCASEWHMVRVKCSCCEDNSKVAYQGLTDADADPVAENIAAAKEGKTLNKANDPTRVARAETCDQCHSYRKIFNQEHDYNVDPLADDLASLVLDVLVSELGYARASGNPLLRLGSPA encoded by the coding sequence TTGGTACAGCGACTTTTGGAACCGGGCGAAATCGAATCGCTCGATCACACCGCCATCCCCCGCCTGCTGCTGCCGCGGCCGGGCGAACTGTACACGGCGCGCGCGGAGCGCCTGCGCCAGCTGGCACAGAACAATATCAAGGGCATCCCCGTCGAGGAAAACCTGGCCAGCTATGTGCGTCTGATGGCCGAGCTCGTCCAGGCACAGGCCGATGTCGTCAAGAACCTGCCGCCGGCCGGCGTTCCGCTGCCCCCGCAGGAAGCGCTGCGCGTGGCGCACGAACACAATATGCCGGTTCTGCCGGTGTCGGGCAAGCGCCCGGCCGAGTGGCGCGCCGTCTTTGCCGCCATCCTGGAAAAACTCGACGGCAAGACGGCCGAGTACCCGCAGCTGGGCACCGCGCTGGCAGCCCTGCGCGCGTTGACGGATGCGCAACTGGAAGGCGCCGCCGACGCGGTGCTGGGCGAATTCGCCGAAGGCATCGACCCGCTGCATGCGCCGTTCGTCGCCGCCGCTTTGCAAGTGACGTGGAGCGCGATGGCCGCCCAGCTCGACGAGCGCTGGGCCCAGCCACTCATGACGGGCACGCTGTGCCCCGTGTGCGGCTCGCACCCGGTCGCCAGCGTGATCCGCATCGGCGGCCAGTCGCAGGGCTACCGCTACCTGCATTGCGCCGTGTGCGCCAGCGAATGGCATATGGTGCGCGTGAAGTGTTCGTGCTGCGAGGACAATTCGAAGGTCGCATACCAGGGTCTCACCGATGCCGATGCCGACCCGGTGGCGGAAAACATCGCCGCCGCCAAGGAAGGCAAGACCCTGAACAAGGCGAACGACCCGACCCGCGTGGCGCGCGCCGAAACCTGCGACCAGTGCCACTCCTACCGCAAGATCTTCAACCAGGAACACGACTATAACGTGGACCCGCTGGCCGACGACCTCGCCAGCCTCGTGCTGGACGTGCTGGTCTCCGAACTGGGCTATGCCCGCGCCAGCGGCAACCCGCTGCTGCGCCTGGGTTCCCCGGCATGA
- a CDS encoding formate dehydrogenase subunit gamma — protein MNRDDILQDKDGNPVIQRYKPNERTNHWITAISFVLLAVSGLALFHPAMSWMMVFLGGGQWTRILHPFIGIVMFVSFLVLVLRFWHHNFLDATDRQWMRQFNDVLANREEKLPKVGKYNAGQKLLFWVLIVSMVGLLLTGIVMWRAWFSHLFAVEIIRIASLLHAFFAFVIIVSIIVHVYAGIWVKGSMGAMIRGTVTYGWARKHHARWFEDEIRKAKR, from the coding sequence ATGAATCGCGATGACATCCTGCAGGACAAGGACGGCAACCCGGTCATCCAGCGGTACAAGCCGAATGAACGCACGAACCACTGGATCACGGCCATCAGCTTCGTGCTGCTGGCGGTGTCCGGCCTGGCCCTGTTCCACCCGGCCATGTCGTGGATGATGGTGTTCCTCGGCGGCGGTCAATGGACCCGCATCCTGCATCCGTTCATCGGCATCGTGATGTTCGTGTCGTTCCTGGTGCTGGTGCTGCGTTTCTGGCACCACAACTTCCTCGACGCGACCGATCGCCAGTGGATGCGCCAGTTCAACGACGTGCTGGCCAACCGCGAGGAAAAGCTGCCCAAGGTCGGCAAGTACAACGCCGGCCAGAAGCTGCTGTTCTGGGTGCTGATCGTGTCGATGGTCGGCCTGCTGTTGACCGGCATCGTGATGTGGCGTGCGTGGTTCTCGCACCTGTTCGCCGTCGAGATCATCCGCATCGCCTCGCTGCTGCATGCGTTCTTCGCGTTCGTGATCATCGTCTCGATCATCGTGCACGTGTACGCGGGCATCTGGGTCAAGGGCTCGATGGGCGCCATGATCCGCGGCACCGTCACCTACGGCTGGGCGCGCAAGCACCACGCGCGCTGGTTCGAGGACGAGATCCGCAAGGCGAAGCGCTGA
- the fdxH gene encoding formate dehydrogenase subunit beta: MALQSLDIKRVSATTVQPPAAREPITGTVAKLIDVSKCIGCKACQTACSEWNDLRDDVGENVGVYDNPIDLAPQSWTVMKFTEHENNDGNLEWLIRKDGCMHCEEPGCLKACPSPGAIVQYTNGIVDFHEENCIGCGYCVTGCPFNVPRISKKDNRAYKCTLCSDRVAVGQEPACVKTCPTGAIVFGTKEDMKVHAAERIEDLKSRGYENAGLYDPAGVGGTHVMYVLHHADRPALYSNLPANPSISPTVGLWKGLTKPLALAGMAAAAIAGFFHYTRVGPNEVSRKEEEEAVHEAKRISEERHESR, encoded by the coding sequence ATGGCATTACAATCTCTAGACATCAAGCGGGTATCGGCCACCACGGTGCAGCCTCCGGCGGCCCGTGAACCGATCACCGGGACCGTCGCCAAGCTGATCGACGTTTCGAAGTGCATCGGCTGCAAGGCATGCCAGACGGCGTGCTCCGAGTGGAACGACCTGCGCGACGACGTCGGCGAAAACGTCGGCGTGTACGACAACCCGATCGACCTGGCGCCGCAGTCGTGGACCGTGATGAAATTCACGGAACACGAGAACAACGACGGCAACCTCGAGTGGCTGATCCGCAAGGATGGCTGCATGCACTGCGAAGAGCCGGGCTGCCTGAAGGCCTGTCCTTCGCCGGGCGCGATCGTGCAGTACACCAACGGCATCGTCGACTTCCACGAAGAGAACTGCATCGGCTGCGGCTACTGCGTGACGGGCTGCCCGTTCAACGTGCCGCGCATCTCGAAGAAGGACAACCGCGCGTACAAGTGCACGCTGTGCTCGGACCGCGTGGCCGTGGGCCAGGAACCGGCCTGCGTGAAGACCTGCCCGACCGGCGCCATCGTCTTCGGCACGAAGGAAGACATGAAGGTGCACGCCGCCGAGCGGATCGAGGACCTGAAGTCGCGCGGCTACGAGAACGCGGGCCTGTACGACCCGGCCGGCGTGGGCGGCACGCACGTGATGTACGTGCTGCACCATGCGGACCGTCCGGCGCTGTACAGCAACCTGCCGGCCAACCCGTCCATCAGCCCGACCGTGGGCCTGTGGAAGGGCCTGACGAAGCCGCTGGCCCTGGCCGGCATGGCCGCGGCCGCGATCGCCGGCTTCTTCCACTACACCCGCGTGGGCCCGAACGAGGTCTCGCGCAAGGAAGAGGAAGAGGCAGTGCACGAAGCGAAGCGCATTTCGGAGGAACGCCATGAATCGCGATGA
- the fdnG gene encoding formate dehydrogenase-N subunit alpha — protein MNQMSRRQFLKVTGATIAGSSIAALGFAPATAMAEVRQYKLARTTETRNTCPYCSVGCGLLMYGLGDGSKNAAASIIHIEGDADHPVNRGTLCPKGAGLIDFIHSPNRLMEPEYRAPGGTEWQKISWDDALDRIAKLMKADRDANFIEKNADGQTVNRWLTTGFLAASAASNEVGYLTHKTVRSLGMLAFDNQARVUHGPTVAGLAPTFGRGAMTNHWVDIKNADVILVMGGNAAEAHPCGFKWVTEAKAHNKAKLIVVDPRFTRTASVADYYVATRTGTDIVFLGAIANYLITNDKIQHEYVRNYTDMSFIVREDFAFNDGIYSGYDEQAGKYTDKASWNYEIGEDGYAKVDPTLQHPRCVYQLMKKHYARYTPEMVQRVCGVSPEQFHKVAEALASTAVPGRAGTILYALGWTHHSTGAQTIRMGAMVQLLLGNIGIAGGGMNALRGHSNIQGLTDLGLMSNLLPGYMTLPFDKEQDFNAYIDARAPKPLRPNQLSYWSNYKKFHVSFMKAWWGDAATEDNNWAFDYLPKLDKPYDLLQTIELMHQGKMNGYFCQGFNVIASAPNKQKVTEALSKLKYLVVMDPLAIETGEFWKPHGEFHDVDPTKIQTEVFRLPTAIFAEENGSLVSSSRVLQWHWQGAEPPGKTKGDIEIMSGLFLRLRKMYQTEGGKFPDPILNLTWPYARPAHPTPEELAMEFNGKALKEVMDPKDPTKVLLKKGEQVASFAQLRDDGSTASGCWIFAGSWTAAGNQMGRRDNSDPTGIGNTLGWAWAWPANRRVLYNRASCDTQGKPFDPKRKLVGWNGTTWSGADVPDFKLDEDPANGMNPFIMNAEGVARFFARGQMNEGPFPEHYEPFENPLGYNPMHPKNPKATSNPGARVFPGDRAQMGKHTEFPHVATTYRLTEHFHFWTKHARLNAIAQPEQFVEIGEGLAKEIGVVAGQKVKVSSKRGVIVAKAVVTKRIKSLNIDGKTTHTVGIPLHFGFTGLTKPGYLTNTLTPVVGDGNSQTPEFKSFLVKVEKA, from the coding sequence ATGAACCAGATGTCAAGGCGCCAGTTCCTCAAGGTGACTGGCGCAACCATCGCGGGTTCGAGTATCGCAGCGCTCGGTTTTGCGCCGGCAACGGCCATGGCCGAAGTCCGGCAATACAAACTCGCGCGCACGACCGAAACCCGCAATACTTGCCCGTATTGCTCGGTGGGCTGCGGCCTGCTGATGTACGGCCTGGGCGATGGCTCCAAGAACGCCGCCGCCAGCATCATCCACATCGAAGGCGATGCCGACCATCCGGTGAACCGCGGCACGCTGTGCCCGAAGGGCGCCGGCCTGATCGACTTCATCCATTCTCCGAACCGCCTGATGGAGCCGGAATACCGCGCACCGGGCGGCACCGAATGGCAGAAGATCTCCTGGGACGACGCGCTCGACCGCATCGCCAAGCTGATGAAGGCCGACCGCGACGCGAACTTCATCGAGAAGAACGCCGACGGCCAGACCGTCAACCGCTGGCTGACCACCGGTTTCCTGGCTGCCTCGGCCGCCAGCAACGAAGTCGGCTACCTCACCCACAAGACTGTCCGCAGTCTCGGGATGCTCGCATTCGATAACCAGGCGCGTGTTTGACACGGTCCGACGGTGGCAGGTCTTGCCCCGACGTTTGGCCGTGGTGCGATGACGAATCACTGGGTCGACATCAAGAATGCCGACGTGATTCTGGTTATGGGCGGTAATGCCGCCGAAGCACACCCCTGCGGTTTTAAATGGGTCACCGAAGCGAAGGCACATAACAAGGCCAAGCTGATCGTGGTGGACCCGCGTTTCACCCGTACTGCGTCCGTGGCGGACTACTATGTTGCCACGCGTACCGGCACGGATATCGTGTTCCTGGGCGCCATCGCCAATTACCTGATCACGAACGACAAGATCCAGCACGAATACGTCCGCAATTACACGGACATGTCCTTCATCGTCCGCGAAGACTTCGCGTTCAATGACGGCATCTATTCGGGCTACGACGAACAGGCCGGCAAGTACACCGACAAGGCCAGCTGGAACTACGAGATCGGCGAGGATGGCTATGCCAAGGTCGACCCGACCCTGCAGCATCCGCGTTGCGTCTACCAGCTGATGAAGAAGCACTACGCCCGCTATACGCCCGAGATGGTGCAGCGCGTGTGCGGCGTGTCGCCCGAACAGTTCCACAAGGTTGCCGAGGCGCTCGCGTCGACAGCCGTGCCCGGCCGCGCCGGCACGATCCTGTACGCACTGGGCTGGACGCACCACTCGACCGGCGCGCAGACGATCCGCATGGGCGCGATGGTCCAGCTGCTCCTGGGTAACATCGGTATCGCCGGCGGCGGCATGAACGCCCTGCGCGGGCACTCGAACATCCAGGGTCTGACCGACCTGGGCCTGATGTCGAACCTGCTGCCGGGCTACATGACCCTGCCGTTCGACAAGGAACAGGACTTCAACGCCTACATCGATGCGCGTGCACCGAAGCCGCTGCGCCCGAACCAGCTGTCTTACTGGAGCAACTACAAGAAGTTCCACGTCAGCTTCATGAAGGCCTGGTGGGGCGACGCCGCGACCGAGGACAACAACTGGGCCTTCGACTACCTGCCGAAGCTGGACAAGCCGTACGACCTGCTGCAGACGATCGAGCTGATGCACCAGGGCAAGATGAACGGTTACTTCTGCCAGGGCTTCAACGTGATCGCGTCGGCCCCGAACAAGCAGAAAGTCACCGAGGCGCTGTCGAAGCTGAAGTACCTCGTGGTGATGGATCCGCTGGCGATCGAGACGGGCGAATTCTGGAAGCCGCATGGCGAATTCCACGACGTCGACCCGACCAAGATCCAGACGGAAGTGTTCCGCCTGCCGACGGCGATCTTCGCCGAGGAAAACGGCTCCCTGGTGAGCTCCTCGCGCGTGCTGCAGTGGCACTGGCAAGGCGCCGAGCCGCCGGGCAAGACCAAGGGCGACATCGAGATCATGTCGGGCCTGTTCTTGCGCCTGCGCAAGATGTACCAGACCGAAGGCGGCAAGTTCCCGGACCCGATCCTGAACCTGACGTGGCCGTATGCACGCCCCGCGCATCCGACGCCGGAAGAACTGGCGATGGAATTCAACGGCAAGGCGCTGAAGGAAGTGATGGATCCGAAGGATCCGACCAAGGTGCTGCTGAAGAAAGGCGAGCAGGTCGCATCGTTCGCTCAACTGCGCGACGACGGTTCGACGGCTTCGGGCTGCTGGATCTTCGCCGGCAGCTGGACGGCCGCGGGCAACCAGATGGGCCGCCGCGACAACAGCGACCCGACCGGCATCGGCAACACGCTGGGCTGGGCCTGGGCATGGCCGGCGAACCGCCGCGTGCTGTACAACCGTGCCTCGTGCGACACGCAGGGCAAGCCGTTCGATCCGAAGCGCAAGCTGGTGGGCTGGAACGGCACCACGTGGAGCGGCGCGGACGTGCCTGACTTCAAGCTGGACGAGGATCCGGCGAACGGCATGAACCCGTTCATCATGAACGCCGAAGGCGTGGCGCGTTTCTTCGCCCGTGGCCAGATGAACGAAGGTCCGTTCCCCGAGCACTACGAGCCGTTCGAGAACCCGCTGGGCTACAACCCGATGCACCCGAAGAACCCGAAGGCGACCAGCAATCCCGGCGCGCGCGTGTTCCCGGGCGACCGCGCCCAGATGGGCAAGCACACCGAGTTCCCGCACGTGGCGACGACCTATCGCCTGACCGAGCACTTCCACTTCTGGACCAAGCACGCCCGCCTGAACGCGATCGCGCAGCCGGAACAGTTCGTGGAAATCGGCGAAGGCCTGGCGAAGGAAATCGGCGTCGTGGCCGGCCAGAAGGTGAAAGTGTCGAGCAAGCGCGGCGTGATCGTGGCGAAAGCCGTGGTGACCAAGCGGATCAAGTCGCTCAACATCGACGGCAAGACCACGCACACGGTCGGCATTCCGCTGCACTTCGGCTTCACGGGCCTGACCAAGCCTGGCTACCTGACCAATACGCTGACCCCGGTGGTGGGCGACGGCAATTCCCAGACACCGGAATTCAAGTCGTTCCTGGTCAAGGTGGAGAAGGCATAA
- the fdhD gene encoding formate dehydrogenase accessory sulfurtransferase FdhD, whose protein sequence is MIDNPAPACPTTFGQEPPPATEQREVLRVRDGIAAPGEDALADEVPVALVYNGISHAVMMATPQDLEDFALGFSLTEALIDHAGECYGIDIEAGPGGVAVQLEIASRAFVALKERRRSLAGRTGCGLCGVDSLDQVYRTLPAQRSGAVLTGDGVRAALAALPARQALNQITGATHAAAWCGPDGALAVVREDVGRHNALDKVVGALARDPALRADGGFVLVTSRVSVEMVQKAAMAGAAGIVGVSAPTAAAVRMADGAGLVLLAFARGDKFTCYAGRERVAP, encoded by the coding sequence ATGATCGACAATCCCGCCCCCGCCTGTCCCACCACGTTTGGCCAGGAACCGCCTCCCGCCACGGAACAGCGCGAGGTGCTACGCGTGCGCGACGGAATCGCGGCGCCCGGCGAGGACGCGCTGGCGGACGAAGTGCCGGTGGCGCTCGTCTACAACGGCATTTCGCACGCCGTGATGATGGCCACGCCGCAAGACCTGGAAGACTTCGCCCTCGGCTTTTCGTTGACGGAGGCGCTGATCGACCATGCCGGCGAGTGCTATGGCATCGACATCGAGGCGGGTCCCGGCGGCGTCGCGGTGCAGCTGGAGATCGCCAGCCGCGCCTTCGTGGCGCTGAAGGAGCGGCGCCGCTCGCTGGCCGGCCGCACGGGCTGCGGCCTGTGCGGGGTGGACAGCCTGGACCAGGTGTATCGAACGCTGCCGGCGCAACGCTCCGGTGCCGTGCTGACCGGTGATGGGGTGCGCGCCGCGCTGGCCGCGCTGCCGGCCCGGCAGGCGCTCAACCAGATCACCGGCGCCACGCACGCGGCGGCCTGGTGCGGGCCAGATGGCGCGCTGGCCGTCGTGCGCGAGGACGTGGGCCGCCACAACGCGCTCGACAAGGTGGTGGGGGCGCTGGCCCGCGACCCGGCGTTGCGCGCCGACGGTGGCTTCGTGCTCGTGACGAGCCGCGTCAGCGTGGAAATGGTGCAGAAGGCGGCCATGGCCGGCGCCGCGGGCATCGTCGGCGTCTCGGCACCGACGGCGGCGGCCGTGCGCATGGCGGACGGGGCGGGGCTGGTACTGCTGGCCTTCGCGCGCGGCGACAAGTTCACCTGCTACGCGGGGCGGGAGCGGGTAGCCCCATGA